The DNA segment TGCTTAAATCAGCTACAATGGAGAAATCAAATTTACTTATATCCATGGTTTTCAAACTTTGTTTCCTCTTTCTAGAGTCATAAACACCATACTTAGCCTTTCGAGATTCCCTAAAATTCAAACAAAGGGATAAGGTCAAGTCAGATAGCATACCTTAAAAAAATAAGATTTATAACCTTACCAAGACTGGATGAAGTCAGAGGGATTGTACTAACACATGTTCGATCTAAATTGTCGGGCGTGTGACATGCTGTACATGAAGAGATTTGGTTAATTTATGCTACAAACACTTACATTTTTGACATATGACCATCAAAAACATACCTCCGTTATCATTTTTTTGTGATAGTAACATTGCCCAGAAGTGTATCAATAATAGGAGGTGTCTGTACAAATTGAACCACACCCCTGTTTCTACGCTTATTGAAGATAGACTTTCTTATCTTCCTGGATTCTTTGGACTGTTGGGGACTGCACTGTGGAAAATACTCTCTATGTCTTGGTATCAAATTCTTTTTACTCTCCGTAACTGTACATAAGAATTGAGCACATATGTCTGATTTAGGGCTAGCTATACGTGATTATTGTAATCACTGTCCAAAAAAACATTTATTCTCAACAGCTAGTGGTGATTGAAGATCCCTATTGAAAACCTACCTAAATAAGTGGATGATCACATCAAATGTTGAGAATAGATTTAAACAAATGAGATAGAAAAACCTACCATTTAGTGTTCATCGATTGCTTCCAAACTAAGAGCGTCTTGAATTATAGGTTGAGTTTTTGGCGCTAATTTTAAATCTTCACTTTGATTCATTCGAAAAAGAAGCTATAAACATAGCGTACAATATGAAATGGTCATTTAACATACCTAATTCATTTTGTGGGCCTTTGACAGGATTTTATGGTTCACAACTTATGGGCCAGAAATTATTGAAAGAATTAGACCATTTAACTGCAAAATTAAGCCAAATTGGGGGGCCtttgtttttgtataaaaaatataaCCAAGTGAAAGTTCAACTCCATAATTTATATGGAATTAAATAGTACatatttttttatcattacaACGCGATCCTCAAGAAACATCAACTCCATAACTACTACATGTTTCTAAACATTCTTGTCTTGGTTTTATTAGGAATTCGTTGGACCCCTTAGAAACATCATAATTTATATGGATTTAAATACTACATATTTTTTAATCATCCTTGTCTTGGTTTGAACAATATATTGGTTACTACAATGAAGTTACTATAACGCGACCAAATAGCCAACTTATTTAAAGTTGAAGTTTAActcaaataattatatttatgaaTTATATCCTGTCATAACGAAAATCGATTTAACTCAAAAAATATAACGAAAATTGAAGACAAAGTGCTGCTATTTAATCGACTGCCCTAAGTCAAGTGCTGCTAAAGACCAAAGCCCGGCTTGGACTGAagcagtggaatgaagaaacAATGGTTTACTTTGTCTATTGTAATAGTATGAGTGTTTAGCTAGCCGTAGTTATATGTAACACTGGTTAAAGAAGAACGATAATAAGAGCCAAAACTGGTGAATGGTTGAACgatcaaatactaaaaaacagaTTATAATATATCAGTGGATTGATCATAAGTAGCTGTTTGCATTAAACTTTAAATCATCCCTTTCATCAGAACCGCAGATGCTCAAAACATTTGTCAAAAGCTTATTCACTGTTGATTCATAAGAGGCAAACAATATGGTTCACATCAGCGGATTCATCATCAGCAGCTGTTTGCATTAGACTTTCCCCTTTAAAGTGTTTATAACATCTGATAGGCCTCATCCACTGTTTGTACACTACAACTGATGTCCATTAAGCACTGCTTGTATACAACAACTGCTCAAGACAAAGTCCTGCTATTTAATCTACTGCCCTAACTCAAGTGCTGCTAAAGACCAAAGCCGTGCTTTGACTGAagcagtggaatgaagaaacAATTGTTTACTTTGTCTATTGTAATAGTATAAGTGTTTAGCTAGCAGTAGTTATATGTAACAATTGTTAAACAGGAACAACTAAAAAGAGCAAAAACTGGTTCAcatcagtggattcatcataagcatCTGTTTGCATTAGACTTTGCCCTTTAAAGTGGTTATAACATCTGATGCCCCTCATCCACTGTGTGTATACTACAACTGCTGTCCCTTAAGTACTGCTTGTAtacaacaactgctgaagacaaagtgCTGCTATTTAATCTACTGCCCTAACTCAAGTACTGCTAAAGAGCAAAGCCCTGCTTAGAATGAAGCAGTGGACTGAAGAAACAGTTGTTTACTATGTCTGTCATAATAGTATCAGTGTTTAGCTAGCAGTAGTTATATGTAACAGTGGTTaaagaggaacagataataaacAGCTGATGGCCCTCATCCACTCTTTCTATACTACAACTTCTGTTCCTTAAGTACTGCTTGTgtacaacaactgctgaagacaaagtgCTGCTATTTAATCTACTGCCCTAACTCAAGTACTGCTAAAGACCAAATCCCTGCTTAGAATGAAGCAGTGGACCGAAGAAACAGTTGTTTACTATGTCTATTGTAATAGTATCAGTGTTTAGCTGGTAGTAGTTATATGTAACAGTGGTTaaagaggaacagataataagcAGCTGATGGCCCTCATCCACTGTTTGTATACTACAACTGTTGTACCTTAAGTACTGCTTGTGTACAACAACTGCTGATGATACATTCAAACTCTATATTAAAAAAAGTAGAATTTAGAATATGTCAAACTAATTTAGACATCCCATATACTATATTCACAAATCATAAGCACACGTTATAACCAAAGATTATATTTCCCAGCATAATACAAAAAAGTAAACCACATAATGGTTTACCACATGTTCCAAGTTCATAAGTTACCAACATctaaaacatagaaaacaactgTTTGAGTAGTTTACCACTTACCAACGACAACCAAACTTCAAACAACCACGTACTTAAGTACATACCAAAAAACATAGCATGTTTACCATCAAAATATAACGACGTGAAAGAAGCTAAGTGTTAAGCCTAGATGGCTTCCTTTTGTTGTTAGAAGAGAGTTCCCCAACATTTTGACCTTCGACATCCTGCAACGAACGTTTACCATTAGGACTGGTGGCCGAATCCTTCTCAGCTTCAACAACGGAAGAGTCGGCCATAACAGATACAACATCCTTCAATTAAATCACAAAACAACTACTAAGGTATCAAATAATGTAATATAATCTATACTAAACCAAAAAACAAAACTGTAGAATTCTTATTCACCTTTGAAATATCAGCACCGGCCATCTGTGAGGATTCAGATAATTGAACAGCTTTAATTTCTGAACCTTCTTGACTAAACACCTAATATCAAAATATTACCAAAAGGGAATTTAATTAAGATATTTAAACTACAAAAATTGGGAAGAAAAAAACAAATCAATATAGGATATACAAAAACTCTTACCTCATCAGCAACCTCAAGAGCATTTCCATTACCACCAACCAATTCAGCAATTATGTCCGGATCATCACATACTTTTTGGATAGTGTAGACGTGGTAGTCATGGTTAAGGTTGTAATCAGAAACTTCAATTTTAAACGCCAACTTCTTTTCAACCAACCGTGATATTTCATGGGGAAAAGTTTCAGTATCATCAAGCTTCACTTGGCGTTCCCTTATATCATTCGCAGTTGAACCAATAAGCTTCATTACATCTTTATCAAACATCATAAAAGAAACGCTGCCAGTTTCATCTTGCACTCTCAGATGTACTTTGAACCTGTAATAAATGCCAAGTAAATTACAGCAAAAACCATAGCAGTTCTGGACATAAAAAGATCGGACATTAACTTACTTTATGGTTATCGATGTGCATTCTTTATCGCATTTCGGAAAAACCAATGAAGAAGGTGACAGATTCATGACCTCATCAGAAATGGTTTTAGCATATTGTAAGTACTCAATTTTGGTCAACACCTTCTTGTTACAGTCTCGACATGCCGAATAAAACCATCCATagttttgttgaacaattttgATCGTTGCAACTACCACACATGGCATTCCCTACAATATCACAGATAAAGCTTTATTAACATGCTCAATTAATAGAACATAGAAAACATTAACAAAATTAAAAGGCCTATGAATGTATATAGAATTATTCATACACTATCAATCTCAATAATTTCATCAACATGTCTCTTAGGAGTCTCAATTAGAAATTCTTGACGGACTGGAAACACACTCTGAGATGAAAGAATGGCTTGAGAAGAAGAAGCACCAGCTTCAAATTGTTTCACTAAAAgactataaaaataaaaacacaattagCGTTAATACTCACACTTATGttaataaaaacatgaaaaatatgaaatataaatcACGGATAGTACCTCTTGCGAAGTTCATTAATCTCATCAATTTCTTGGTTGAGAAATAGACGACTTCCAAACTTATCACTCTGAACAGTATATTGACCAGCAAGAAACAATATGCATATCCAACAATTCATTACAAATCactaaagaaataaaaaaaatgttttataaaaatgtaacaAAACGGAGATTGGGAAAACTAAACGAAATAAATCAGTGAAATATAAATTACCCTGCCACTTCCTAATCCTCGCATGCTGAATGACAGCCATCACAGTCTCATTCGGAGAGTTTTGAGACAAAAAATCATTAAATTCTTGTGCATACATATTCCACAAAGTACAACGGACTACCTCTCTCCTAAAAGAAAAAGATAAAAGAACAGCATTAAAAGTTAAATACAATCATTTGCGTTCTTGTGAGAAACAGATAATAAGAGCCAAAACTGGTACACATCAGTGTATATCTCTTAACATCTGATGGCCCTCATCCACTGTTTGTATACTACAACTGTTGTCCATTAAGTACTGCTTGTTTACTTTGTCTGTTGTAATAGTATCAGACCTTAGCTAGCAGTAGTTATATGCAACAGTGGTTaaaggttgttaggttgttagatgggGGAGCAACACAAAGATACTGCCATGGATCATTATAACACTGGTTAAAAGTTATTATAACGCGACCAAATAGCCAACTTATAAGAACAGTATATAGTAGATGTTTTAACTTAAAGAATAGCATTAAAAGAACAACATTGAAAGTTCATACACTCATTTACTGTGAATATAGTATATGATTTACTAATCATTTACATTAAATAATGAAAATGATTTACTATGAATATACCATTAAATGCAATAAAGAACAACCATTTAATCATTGGTATTGTATTAAATAAGAACAACCATTTAATGaacttttttataaaataatctaATCATTGGTATTGTATTAAATAAGAACAACCATTTAATGaacttttatataaaataaactaATCATTGGAATTGTATTAAATACAATCATAACACACAAACAAATTTATATAAATGGCAAATTAGAAATTACTGGACATCTTGAACATCCAAATTCATCTTTTTTCTTTCATTGGGAAAGATTTCCATATCTCCACACGAGACAACAATTCCAGCAACATCTAAAATGTTAAAAATAGCAACAGAAATTAGTGACATTGAAAAGGGAGGCAAAACATATAACAGATTATCAGAAACAGTCATACCGCACGTGAGCAGATCCTTTGCATCTCCACTAACAATGTGTGAATGTGCGATGAAATTAAATCCGTAATCAACACCTTGCCAACCATTCGCACGTGTAACAACCGTACATCAGTAAAAGTTAATCTTGTAACCATGGTTAATAACTTTGTAAGCATCAGTGTTTTCTCCAACACCAAATCTGGAGAGAATAACAACTTCATCCTCATGAAGCTGTGAGATAAACATAGGAATTAATGGAGCCTTAATCCCTGCCTGAATCTTACGGCCCTGACAAATAAGTGAAAGCACATACTTTAGAAAGAAACAAATAAACAGTAtctcaaaaaaatataaaaggtACATGTGGCTAAAGTCTCAACATATGAAGGATCAATAAGTAACTAGTATtcatgtttgtttcattgtgccTAATCCTATAACAGGGAAACAAACAGTAAGTATCTATAAATGACCAAAAACCAACCCTAAATTACACAAAATAGAAAATAAATAACAGTAAACAATAATCATCTACGAAGGACCATAAACAAACCAAACAAATATTCATCTTTGGTTCTTTATATCTAACCCTAAATTATAAAGGAtccaaaaaacaaacaaaaagccatctttctttctttaaacaaacaaacaaacagaccATTTACAATAATCATCTATTTCGCATAAAAAAGACAAACAAAAAGATTttcttctttgtttctttttgtCTAACCCTAAGTTACACAAAACTCAAAACGAAAATGATAAAAAGAGTTAAAAAAACAACAAAGATGATTGACAAACACTAATACCTTCTCATCGAGCAAGATCAGATCCATCCGAAAGGACTGAACCCATTTCCGGATGATTCGACACTTCAGATTCCACATATCTTTAGACGGATTCAAATCATCAATGAAACTGAGTGACAAAGATGGGGGTTCACCGTCGGATTTCTTGCCGGATGACAGAGTTTGCACAGAAGAGCCGGACATTTTGAAATGAGAAGAAAATGGTGAAATGGAATCGGTGAAGTTACATAATGAGAAGAAAGTTTGAATAAAAAGTGTGAAGAAGAAGGAGAGAGAAAGATATGATTACTTCTAGCAGTGCATTAATGGCAATTTCTCCTCCCCATGCAATTTCAAAGTTCCCTCCTAAGGAAAAcctttttttataataataaaatcagATTATATATTTGAAATAGATTTATGTAGATACAAATATTGTAAACAGAATTATGACATCAGCAACGCCAAGTGGCATAGCTTAGAAGCTGACAAGTAAGCAGATTTACATCAGCTCATAATCTCTTATTATAGATAGTATAGATTTTAAACTTTACCACTAGgttaaacatgttctaacattAACAATAACTAAAGAATTAAACAGTCAAATGAAAACATAGCATTTGGGGAAGGGCCAACACAAACCTAAGGGCCCAACTCGATTAGGTTATGCTATAAACCATAATCAAACCCGAACCAAGTTATTTTTGGGTTCGGTTATTTGATTTGGTGTTTCCGGTTAATCCGTTTGCTTATCCTGTCATCTCACTTTTCTACTCATCCAATTAAAAACCAGAGAAAattaaacatacatacatacacacacatatatatacatatatattgtGTATATATACGACACATTTTGGACGTTATTTTAACTCTACAACTATATAATACATGAATTCATTTTATATAAGAGAATCGTAAAAAGATGGTTTGTAATATACATAGTTGACCACTTTTTACTTTTTCTTAATGATAAATTCTGAATAAAAATTTGACATATATATAAACTACCCCCTTGGCCGCggcgtttaatttttttttttttttttttttacggctgtgtttataatacacacatctaggtgtaaaaaaatcatggtaaacggcgacccggatggtgtggttctcgcggttcttacaacttggggtggttctcattttagcggtcccctatatatatatatatatatatatatatatatatatatatatatatatatatatatatatatatatatatatatatatatatatatatatatatatataagggatggttcaaatgaaaaccacttttattgtgaaaactcgaaaactaactaaaaaaagcctaaaaagcacacaaaaaaaattttttttttttataaaaatcgctagtttttatatataaaaaaaaacttttttttccaaaaaaaaaaaaaaattttgtgtagtgcacatgtgtaataatacacatgtgtagtacacatacatatgtgcagtattacacatgtgcactacacaaatttttttttttttttttttttttgaaaactttttttttatattaaaaaacctgcgaaattttgattgaaaaaaaaaattaaaaaaaaaatttttgtatgtttttttggctttttttaattagttttcgagttttcacaataactagtggttttcatttgaaccttcccctatatatatatatatatatatatagtggaaggttcaaatgagaagaatttttttgtaagaagaaaaaagaacaagtttcaaccaataagaatacttcattttacttcatttaatatttgcatttaattttaatataagggtattttggtaaacttacaaaaatcattattttGTATTCttccctttaataactaactaaattaatttgtaactccttttcaaaatatatactttttccaaattaaaaaaacaacttaatttaaagtgtagaataaattactaattgtgtaggataaattacgagttgtgtaggatatatttcgaggtgtgtatgataaatttcgactgtgtaggataaaattctataatgtgtagggtatatgtaggaaaattttgatatgtgtaggttttgtagattatatgtaggataattaatgattagttaaCTAATTAACTAAAGAGTTAAGAATTAataatatgagttataaatgaaatagtattttactaatatgccctttcttctttttcttctcacattaaatttcttctcaaatgaaccttcccctatatatatatatatatatatatatatatatatatatatatatatatatatatatatagagtatgagttgggtggaaagtctatttttcctagaaagtctaggaaggaataagaattggacatgtgtcattgagggattttaagtagaagggctatcatgtaatttcacattttaattttatttttggaatgtatcttcattaactaaaatttcatgatttttggaatttttattattttcgaattcaaatctggaagttaatgtgttcattaactaaaattccatgtcacattacatcgcatattccattgttcagaagattactggaatttatcagcatgttcttggtgctgtgttttaacagttgacagggctaaagtcaattttttttatagatcccacaatataaagatggtaaaacacagggtataaatctgattgctgttaaaacacaactgtatgaatctgaatgctaaaacacaactgtatgaatctgattgttgttaaaacacaactgtatgaatctgaatgctaaaacacaagtgtatgaatctgcttgctgttaaaacacaactgtataaatctgtttgctgttaaaacacaactttatgaatctgaatgctaaaacacaactgtatgaatttgcttgctgttaaaacacatctgtatgaatctggatgttaaaacacatctgtatgaatctgcttgctgttaaaacacgtctgtatgaatctgcttgctgttaaaacacatctgtatgaatctggatgttaaaacacatttgtatgaatcttcttgctgttaaaacacatctgtatgaatttGGATGTTAAAACTCTTCTGTATGAacctgcttgctgttaaaacacatctgtatgaatctgcttgctgttaaaacacaactgtatgaatctgtttgctgttaaaacacatctgtatgaatctgaatgctaaaacacaactgtatgaatctgcttgctgttaaaacacatatgtatgaatctggatgctaaaccacaactgtatgaatctgcttgctgctaaaacacaactgtattaatttgcttgctgttaaaacacatcgtcaagaaaacggagatgataagaacaatatttgaatggtgatgatgaactcggagatggtggagatggagaagtgttttaatttgatccggtgctctccatcgtttctaaagttatcttcttccatgattgtagttatttttggtaggaatcggggtttccaagatgggtttggagagagagagagagagagggaaaatcgcttgaatttaggaactgggcggttatctaattgatttaaaacacggccATTGACAAAACTGCctctactcatttaaaacaatcaattaattaaactcaaatattacaagattgctattgatttaatctcaacccttaaacacaccaatcggatggaccagatcgcttcctagactttctagtaaaaacacactttccgtgcgaaccctactctatatatatatatatatatatatatatatatatatatatatataacaaaactTTACGTATAAACTAGAAAAGAAAAGGAAACTTTTAAACAAAATATGTCGATTCAGCATATGGATAAAATGAGTTCTTTCATttaattcatttcatttcatgtCATGTATAAAGTATATTTATAGGATGACATATTGATGATTTTCTATTTAATTCATTTCATTTTATGTCATGTATAAAGTATATTTATAAGATGACATATTGATGAttttctatatttatttatacataatacatacattaCTTGACAGGGTCGGCCCTAAAAATTCATGTAccttgttcgagctcgaaaaaacgtgctCTTGAGGCTTAAcaaaattgggtattgggctcattaAAGGTTTAAACCTAATGGCAATGAGCTAATAACAAATCTAAACCGTAAACATATTTTGTAAGTGTGTcaatgttggtgtttgtatgagtataccctattaatttatttatttttacatttacatatcggatttttttttaaataacgtaCCCCCCAAAGTACCAGGCTCTGGCCGGTGGTCTCCCCATCCACCCTAAATGCGGGAAATGTTACTTGATTTAGAAGTTTAAGCCATGAAAAGAGAGCAGCATCATTATGATATAATGTAGACCACATTTGGCTAGTGTTATTGTGTATGTCAGCCTTTTGTCCGGTTTCCATGCGTCtcattttcatattattttggaACTTATACTATATATTTCTAAAGGTATCAATGAGGTTAATATATAGTACATACTTCAATGTTTATAGTAAATTAAAAACTAGGGTGTATTATTATAAACCAAGAGACACAATGGGAAGCATGTGGGGAGTTGTGGTGATGAATGTGAGGGCCATGTGATAAGGACATGTTCATTGGTTGCTACCTTTTCAAACTACATGACTATCACATAACTCCAGCTATTTAAAATTTTACAAATATGTTtgtttattacttttattattatatactttttattaatttttgagaaaaaataaGTAAGGTGGTACAAATGGTTCATGACATATTCATACTACGCTCATCTTTTGCTAGTTAAAAACTCAAATAGATTTACCTCAAGTTGGTCACAGTATATAATTTTAGATCTAAGTACAAGTTAAGGTATACTGGCTCGCTTGAATAATACAATATAATATTATAAAGGTTGCCTAAATGAATAAATAGTATTCAAAATAATATTATTAGTTTGTTATTTGACACATCTATAAATAAAAACTATTAAATTATCAAATTTCAAACAAGTTAGAGTCGAATACGAGTTGAGGTGCCAACTCAATATTGATATGCTCACCTGAGTCAACTCGACTCATATTTAGTATACAATCATCTTTGCATTTATATTGACTTGACTCGTTTTTGACCATTATATTTACAATTGCTTAAACTTAAAGAAGAGTTTCTAAAAATCTTTCTTATTCTAAATACATAAAAACTTAAAGTTAAATTTCTTTGTTTTCCACttaaataaaattttataatGGTAACATTTTATTAGAGTATTTGGTAACAAAATTCATTCTTGTTTTCCTTGGCCGGTCATGTTTATCAAAGAATGTGACTAATAGTTAACACTTTATTAAGGTGTATTAAAAATTGATCACACCTCCAGAAAGATAAAAGAAAAGTGAAAAACCAGGATTTAAAAGTAATTAAACAAGTCGTGGTTATTAAAGTCCCAAAGTCTAATTTGGAAATAAAGAATCTTAGAAGTTTCTAGTTTGGGTAACAATATTTTATGTCCGTGGTGATATCATATTTAACTAATGTTAAGATAAAGTGTCACCTACTAGCCAGCTATCTGTTTTATTATATAAGATATTATATCTTTGAACTTTGAGTTATATTTTTCTATAGATCTCTGTTGTGTATAAAAATTAACAGTACGTACAAATATTTATCTAAAATCAATGAATCCTTTGTCTTTTTCTAAAACTAGTATTTAGGCCCCCGTGTTGCGGCGGGGGTGTAAAACCATGCAAAGTACCACCAATATCACACCACTGGCAGCGACCAACACCgaaaaactcgtaaaaacaaaataaatagaaaaggaaaaaataaaacgaatgaaaagaagaTGTAAAATCGTTGAAACACACACACCcattgcggcgtgttaatgcaaAAAATTTAGgctaaaacgtaaaacatagaaaaataactaagtcgatctagaacccgcgcgttgcgacgaacttgttaGACGGGAAAAATAGCCAAAAAAACTTTGAACACCACACGCACGTTAcgacgtgttaactcgcaaaattttgaACGAACGCAAAACGAAAAACATGCGAAAAATATGGGgggccaaagttgaaagtaaaaaaaagtgttggggttaaaCTGGAAAACATAAAAAGCTTtgtattaaaagtaaaaaaaaaaaccaaatagGTTAAATTGTAAAGATGAGATATTGTgggttagaagtgaaaaa comes from the Helianthus annuus cultivar XRQ/B chromosome 4, HanXRQr2.0-SUNRISE, whole genome shotgun sequence genome and includes:
- the LOC118491470 gene encoding replication protein A 70 kDa DNA-binding subunit B-like, which gives rise to MSGSSVQTLSSGKKSDGEPPSLSLSFIDDLNPSKDMWNLKCRIIRKWVQSFRMDLILLDEKGRKIQAGIKAPLIPMFISQLHEDEVVILSRFGVGENTDAYKVINHDVAGIVVSCGDMEIFPNERKKMNLDVQDVQREVVRCTLWNMYAQEFNDFLSQNSPNETVMAVIQHARIRKWQVICNELLDMHIVSCWSIYCSDLLVKQFEAGASSSQAILSSQSVFPVRQEFLIETPKRHVDEIIEIDSGMPCVVVATIKIVQQNYGWFYSACRDCNKKVLTKIEYLQYAKTISDEVMNLSPSSLVFPKCDKECTSITIKFKVHLRVQDETGSVSFMMFDKDVMKLIGSTANDIRERQVKLDDTETFPHEISRLVEKKLAFKIEVSDYNLNHDYHVYTIQKVCDDPDIIAELVGGNGNALEVADEVFSQEGSEIKAVQLSESSQMAGADISKDVVSVMADSSVVEAEKDSATSPNGKRSLQDVEGQNVGELSSNNKRKPSRLNT